A DNA window from Fimbriimonadia bacterium contains the following coding sequences:
- the argB gene encoding acetylglutamate kinase — MTSDMAALRAALPYIRSYKDKCFVVKLAGELCKRGAQLDHVAEQLGVLHQVGIRLVVVHGGGKQATELADRLGVQSEFVNGRRITSEEMLEVAKMAFAGTVNTDIIATMRRQSVPAVGLSGIDAGLVKAKRRPPVKLKDPGTGEIRQVDFGFVGDLQSTDCSVLHDLVAAGYVPVVCSLAADDSGQALNVNADTLASRLAQDLGATKYILLSAVDGVMHDPNDPSTLIPEIDIARAESLIATGVITGGMLPKITTCIEALHGGVPRVHIVNGLAREALLREIFTNEGSGTLILPGTPAKQESES, encoded by the coding sequence ATGACGAGCGACATGGCTGCGCTGCGCGCAGCACTTCCCTACATACGCTCCTACAAGGACAAGTGCTTCGTAGTGAAACTCGCAGGCGAGCTGTGCAAAAGAGGAGCACAGCTCGACCATGTCGCCGAACAGCTAGGTGTGCTGCACCAAGTGGGCATCCGACTTGTAGTAGTCCATGGTGGCGGCAAGCAGGCGACAGAACTGGCGGATCGGTTGGGTGTGCAGAGCGAGTTCGTAAACGGCCGGCGCATCACATCCGAAGAGATGCTAGAAGTTGCCAAGATGGCGTTCGCTGGCACCGTGAACACCGACATCATTGCGACCATGCGCAGGCAGAGTGTTCCGGCCGTGGGCCTCAGCGGGATCGACGCCGGGCTGGTGAAGGCCAAGCGCCGCCCACCCGTCAAGCTGAAGGATCCCGGCACGGGCGAGATCCGACAGGTTGATTTCGGCTTCGTGGGGGATTTGCAGAGCACTGACTGCTCCGTGCTACACGACCTCGTCGCTGCCGGCTACGTGCCGGTGGTGTGCTCGCTGGCTGCGGACGACAGCGGTCAGGCGCTCAACGTGAACGCTGACACGCTCGCCTCTCGGCTCGCGCAGGACCTCGGCGCCACGAAGTACATACTACTCAGCGCCGTGGATGGTGTGATGCATGATCCGAACGACCCCTCGACGCTGATCCCCGAGATTGACATCGCGAGGGCGGAGAGCCTGATTGCCACGGGGGTCATTACGGGCGGCATGCTACCCAAAATCACCACGTGCATCGAGGCGCTTCACGGCGGCGTACCACGTGTGCACATCGTAAACGGTCTGGCGCGTGAGGCTCTGTTGCGCGAGATCTTCACCAACGAGGGCTCCGGCACACTCATCCTCCCCGGCACCCCCGCGAAGCAGGAGTCGGAGTCGTAA